A genome region from Mercenaria mercenaria strain notata chromosome 11, MADL_Memer_1, whole genome shotgun sequence includes the following:
- the LOC123532165 gene encoding zinc finger protein 37-like produces MLCYEYLKALKKLKEMDIKKEIEEESEMMDELVNDIKQLSENGNAEIEDEPAYSVSETVENSIVKTELDSDIGFCDADVGYSFENYDISLAVKPEEENNSDENTGLEIERNSLKDEDLEAKGNDFVKMEAELYQQSDDSLDIVGNDNSFFTLDYTEKTEREFSRKSGSGACRSGTRINEDGSCNDDESDTELDYGNETDSYNEEDYECKLDIVIKKEKAEFIEQEINEGSVEEGKDQVIDYGRKTKKAKNYVCDLCSKAFTSDNRLKRHKEHLHPDGGNDDRPFKEGKYICEVCNKRFISQSRLRLHTVTHTGEKPFSCDICGQKFSHPTNKRRHMKTHTGDKPFVCLFCGKSFPVKHYLKDHLVKHTGEKPHECKLCSMTFAHRFSLKQHELLKHPGGELNFNDTYDDRPFSCEMCGKKFTQQSSLKIHVRLHTGSKPYKCSECDASFVRSDSLLRHKFEHSGQRPFQCDMCEKAFTSAYILKQHRNVHTGDRRQQCEHCGVELANKESLTRHMMRHTGESLLECETCHKKFVHEQSLKRHQEHPCDEKIYECRVCDYKNSSESKLKRHLLKHNAQKLLECMICKNKFTYPSNLKRHMKVHEKDHEMKTRRKETIISNDDVEQFIAVSMTENEKMEDIIVINRKTRKTHIKPKASQEKTISVLNQIDEQDDKLQKLKEKVNSVNSDADEPLLAYPDFASEAERHKQINGSTADDLRNSLKKDRKMKTYFTSQYEGNITRLKEQYDATQKPVLDDISHKQHDGHNERNKEYKATLGYNVEHNPIIVGSEYSPPFENESRKNAAKTQSQCEGYIDMFIEQKVDDADRAGINQTSTCDLELRQNIPDSETSLCKSFDSVDSDSQTLFKRTHLGTSDTSDCNSVSLQAQDKRKEKDTAHIYTHSLDTGHFSNYVPFDFKVPQSKDLYSTVTQSAYSAVPYNTALFAGRLPAFSGSFCTPDNLNISRNATLSNETIFGGEISQIEPEDYANMNTRSKILVQDILKKMYRQKEEFDSNSTGS; encoded by the exons ATGCTCTGCTATGAATACTTAAAG GCGTTAAAAAAACTCAAAGAAATggatataaagaaagaaattgaGGAGGAATCTGAAATGATGGATGAACTGGTAAATGATATCAAACAACTGAGTGAAAACGGAAATGCAGAAATTGAGGATGAACCAGCTTACAGTGTTAGTGAGACAGTTGAAAACAGCATTGTGAAGACAGAACTTGATTCAGATATTGGATTTTGTGATGCTGATGTGGGttattcttttgaaaattatgacatatCTTTAGCTGTTAAAcctgaagaagaaaataattcagatGAAAACACTGGACTAGAGATTGAAAGAAATAGCCTGAAAGATGAGGATCTTGAAGCAAAGGGAAATGACTTTGTTAAAATGGAAGCTGAACTATACCAACAGAGTGATGATAGTTTAGATATTGTTGGAAATGATAACAGCTTCTTTACTCTAGACTATACAGAAAAAACTGAGAGAGAGTTTAGCAGAAAGAGTGGAAGTGGTGCTTGTAGAAGTGGAACTAGAATCAATGAAGACGGAAGTTGCAATGATGATGAAAGTGACACTGAATTAGATTATGGTAATGAGACAGACAGTTATAATGAGGAGGACTATGAATGTAAACTGGATATTGTGATCAAAAAGGAGAAAGCTGAGTTTATTGAACAAGAAATAAATGAAGGTTCTGTAGAGGAAGGAAAAGATCAAGTCATAGATTATGGACGTAAGACAAAAAAAGCTAAAAACTATGTATGTGATCTGTGCAGTAAAGCTTTTACATCAGATAATCGACTCAAACGACACAAGGAACATCTTCACCCAGATGGTGGTAATGATGACAGGCCTTTTAAAGAAGGAAAATACATTTGTGAG gtctGCAATAAAAGATTTATATCACAGTCAAGACTTCGTCTACATACAGTCACACACACAG GAGAGAAACCTTTTTCATGTGATATCTGTGGCCAGAAGTTCTCCCACCCCACAAATAAACGCCGGCACATGAAAACACATACAGGAGATAAGccatttgtttgcttgttttgtggGAAGTCGTTTCCTGTCAAACATTACCTCAAGGATCATTTGGTTAAACATACAGGAGAAAAACCGCATGAGTGTAAGCTATGTTCCATGACATTTGCACACAGGTTTTCTTTAAAACAGCACGAGCTCTTGAAACATCCAGGAGGAGAATTGAATTTTAATGACACTTACGATGATCGTCCCTTTTCTTGTGAAATGTGTGGCAAAAAGTTCACCCAGCAGTCAAGTTTGAAAATTCATGTTAGACTTCACACTGGTTCAAAACCTTATAAATGTTCTGAGTGTGATGCTAGTTTTGTAAGAAGCGACTCTCTTCTGAGACATAAATTCGAACATTCAGGACAACGTCCATTTCAATGTGATATGTGTGAAAAGGCATTTACCTCTGCGTATATTTTGAAACAGCATCGTAATGTGCACACAGGAGATCGTCGGCAGCAATGTGAGCACTGTGGTGTCGAGTTAGCCAATAAAGAGTCACTTACGCGTCACATGATGCGTCATACCGGGGAATCATTGCTGGAATGCGAAACTTGTCATAAAAAATTTGTACATGAACAAAGTCTTAAAAGACATCAGGAACATCCTTGTGACGAAAAGATTTATGAATGTAGAGTTTGTGATTATAAAAATAGTAGTGAATcaaaactgaaaagacatttgtTAAAACATAATGCACAGAAGTTGCTCGAGTGTATGatctgtaaaaataaatttacttaTCCATCTAATCTGAAAAGACATATGAAGGTACATGAAAAAGATCATGAAATGAAGACAAGACGAAAAGAGACCATTATATCAAATGATGATGTAGAACAATTTATTGCAGTAAGTATGACAGAAAATGAAAAGATGGAGGACATTATTGTTATTaatagaaaaacaagaaaaacacatATAAAACCTAAAGCGAGTCAAGAAAAGACCATCAGTGTGTTAAATCAAATAGATGAACAAGATGATAAACTACAAAAACTGAAAGAAAAGGTTAATTCAGTGAATAGTGATGCAGATGAACCTCTTCTCGCATATCCTGATTTTGCTTCAGAGGCTGAAAGACACAAGCAGATAAATGGCAGCACAGCTGATGATTTAAGAAACAGTTTGAAAAAAGAtaggaaaatgaaaacatactTTACTTCTCAGTATGAAGGTAACATTACTAGACTCAAAGAACAGTATGATGCTACACAGAAACCTGTATTAGATGATATAAGCCATAAGCAACATGATGGACACAATGAGAGAAATAAGGAATATAAAGCGACTCTTGGTTATAATGTGGAACATAATCCTATTATTGTTGGATCTGAATATTCACCGCCATTTGAAAATGAAAGCAGAAAAAATGCTGCTAAAACCCAAAGTCAGTGTGAAGGATATATAGACATGTTTATTGAACAGAAAGTAGATGATGCAGATAGAGCAGGTATAAACCAGACTTCGACTTGTGATTTGGAGCTCAGGCAGAATATACCTGACAGTGAGACTTCATTGTGTAAGAGTTTCGATTCAGTTGACTCAGAtagtcaaactttgttcaaacGTACACACTTAGGAACAAGTGATACAAGTGATTGTAATTCAGTAAGTTTACAAGCTCAGGACAAGAGGAAAGAAAAGGACACTGCACATATTTATACCCATTCCCTAGATACAGGCCATTTCTCAAACTACGTTCCATTTGACTTTAAGGTGCCACAGTCTAAAGATCTTTATAGCACTGTTACACAGTCTGCGTACAGTGCAGTTCCATACAATACAGCATTGTTTGCTGGCAGACTGCCTGCATTTTCTGGAAGTTTTTGTACACCAGATAATTTAAATATATCCAGAAATGCAACTCTGTCAAATGAAACAATTTTTGGAGGTGAGATCAGTCAGATAGAACCTGAAGATTATGCAAACATGAACACTAGAAGTAAAATCCttgttcaagatattttgaaaaaaatgtacagacAGAAAGAAGAATTTGATTCTAATTCTACTGGTAGTTGA